The segment GTCAATCCCTCTGGACGAACGTGAAATGGATCCCGAGCCACGGCTCGGCGAAGGCCTTCGGCAACGGCGGGAAGGGAACCGAGCTCCTGACGGCCCGCATCGCCGATCGATCGAAGTAGGAATTCCCCGAACTCGTCTCGACGCGCAGGCCGGCGATCCCGCCGCCGCGATCGAGGCGGAAGAAGACGACGCAGGTGAGGCCCGACGTCCCGGCCGACGTGCCGGCGAACCAGTTCTGCGATATCCGGCGCTCGATCGCCGAGAGGTAGTAGGAGAAGGGGAAGCGGGGCGCGTCGACGGTCATCGCCGTCCCGTCGTCGTCCGACTCCGCCACCGTCGTCTCGAGCGGCGTCTCCTCGGGGGGCGC is part of the Candidatus Krumholzibacteriota bacterium genome and harbors:
- a CDS encoding TonB family protein, giving the protein MRLSLLISLLMHTLLLAALVAVFRIVPEMRLPSEIYNVKILQPAVRAPEPEPEAEVSPPPPSEPKPETKPKETPKPNKPEPEPEPEPAPPEETPLETTVAESDDDGTAMTVDAPRFPFSYYLSAIERRISQNWFAGTSAGTSGLTCVVFFRLDRGGGIAGLRVETSSGNSYFDRSAMRAVRSSVPFPPLPKAFAEPWLGIHFTFVQRD